The proteins below come from a single Mesobacillus jeotgali genomic window:
- a CDS encoding YozE family protein yields MYKSFYHFLMKYRSTKPKDAISRFANSAYDDLSFPKNSEDYDEISSYLEMNGHYPESMTVFDEAWDEYLIAES; encoded by the coding sequence ATGTATAAAAGCTTTTACCACTTTCTCATGAAATATCGTTCCACCAAACCGAAGGATGCGATCAGCAGGTTCGCAAATTCCGCGTACGATGATCTCTCGTTCCCAAAAAACTCGGAGGATTATGATGAAATCAGCTCCTATTTGGAAATGAACGGTCATTATCCGGAAAGTATGACCGTGTTTGATGAAGCCTGGGATGAATATTTAATTGCAGAAAGTTAA
- a CDS encoding YokU family protein yields the protein MAKCEWCSSEKTKAVTDKVYWELPDGTKAIQIDETPAIHCLDCQMTYQTELITKEIEDQLFLIDTKKLGKVVTFEELMAQPRLLKRNYFDFSS from the coding sequence ATGGCAAAATGCGAGTGGTGCAGCAGTGAAAAAACCAAAGCTGTAACAGACAAAGTCTATTGGGAACTTCCGGATGGTACAAAAGCGATCCAAATCGATGAAACGCCCGCCATCCATTGTCTTGACTGCCAAATGACATACCAGACCGAATTGATCACAAAGGAAATCGAAGACCAATTATTTTTAATCGATACGAAAAAACTCGGCAAGGTGGTCACCTTTGAAGAATTGATGGCGCAGCCAAGGTTGTTGAAGCGAAATTACTTTGATTTTTCATCTTGA
- the ablA gene encoding lysine 2,3-aminomutase, translating into MKQTLYKPSRHWKDIELWKDVTDEQWNDWLWQLTNTIRTLDDLKKVINLTPDEEEGVRISTKTIPLNITPYYASLMNPDDPRCPIRMQSVPISKEIHKTKYDLEDPLHEDEDSPVPGLTHRYPDRVLFLVTNQCSMYCRYCTRRRFSGQIGMGVAKKQLDAAINYIRNTPEVRDVLISGGDGLLINDNILEYILKNLREIDHVEIIRIGTRAPVVFPQRITENLCSILKKYHPIWLNTHFNTSIEITEDSKRACEMLANAGVPVGNQSVILAGINDSVPIMKKLMHDLVKIRVRPYYIYQCDLSEGIGHFRAPVTKGLEIIEGLRGHTSGYAVPTFVVDAPGGGGKISLQPNYLISQSPEKVVLRNFEGVITSYPEPENYVPGRAEGYFKQVYPDYEKKKSNTGIAAIMNDSEFNLIPEGLGRIDRREKYEEDPAHSSLKDKRDKRDELKEKKFMAQQKKTTAEAVDGQGAIPTTKGVD; encoded by the coding sequence ATGAAACAGACTTTATATAAGCCTTCAAGACACTGGAAGGATATAGAGCTTTGGAAGGATGTTACGGATGAACAATGGAATGACTGGCTGTGGCAGCTTACAAATACAATCAGGACACTGGATGATTTAAAGAAGGTTATTAATCTCACACCCGATGAAGAAGAGGGTGTCAGGATCTCGACGAAAACAATCCCACTGAATATAACACCTTACTACGCTTCATTAATGAATCCAGACGACCCGCGCTGTCCGATCAGGATGCAGTCAGTGCCAATCTCCAAGGAAATTCACAAAACAAAATATGATCTTGAAGATCCACTTCATGAAGATGAAGATTCACCTGTACCTGGTTTGACGCACAGATATCCTGACAGGGTGCTTTTCCTCGTGACCAATCAATGCTCAATGTATTGCCGCTATTGCACAAGGCGAAGATTTTCGGGACAAATCGGCATGGGGGTTGCGAAAAAACAGCTTGATGCCGCAATAAACTACATCAGGAATACCCCAGAAGTCCGGGATGTATTGATATCTGGCGGAGATGGTCTCCTGATCAATGATAATATTCTTGAATATATTTTAAAGAACCTGAGAGAAATCGACCATGTTGAAATCATCAGGATTGGAACTCGTGCACCAGTTGTTTTCCCGCAGCGAATCACAGAGAATCTTTGTTCAATCCTCAAAAAATACCATCCAATCTGGCTGAATACACACTTCAACACATCAATTGAAATTACTGAAGACTCAAAGCGAGCCTGTGAAATGCTTGCCAACGCTGGGGTCCCAGTTGGAAACCAATCCGTGATACTTGCAGGAATCAATGACAGTGTCCCGATTATGAAAAAGCTTATGCATGACCTCGTTAAAATCCGTGTACGCCCTTATTATATTTACCAATGTGACCTGTCTGAAGGCATCGGCCATTTCCGTGCCCCGGTCACAAAGGGTCTCGAAATTATTGAAGGCTTAAGGGGGCATACATCCGGCTACGCCGTCCCTACATTCGTGGTGGATGCGCCTGGCGGAGGAGGGAAAATCTCCTTGCAGCCAAATTACCTGATTTCCCAAAGCCCTGAAAAAGTTGTCCTGCGGAATTTTGAAGGTGTGATCACCTCCTATCCTGAGCCTGAAAATTATGTTCCAGGCAGAGCGGAGGGTTACTTCAAACAAGTGTATCCGGACTATGAGAAGAAGAAATCGAATACTGGAATAGCAGCGATTATGAACGACAGTGAATTCAACCTGATTCCTGAAGGTCTTGGCCGGATTGACCGCAGGGAAAAGTACGAGGAAGACCCTGCACATTCATCCCTGAAGGATAAGCGTGACAAACGTGATGAGCTGAAGGAAAAGAAGTTCATGGCACAGCAGAAAAAAACGACAGCTGAAGCGGTTGATGGCCAGGGAGCTATTCCTACGACTAAGGGGGTTGACTGA
- a CDS encoding sigma-54 interaction domain-containing protein: MNSVSNVTEEILSAILKCIDEAIHVVNTEGITIFYNEVAARHDGLDISEVIGKPLLSVFPSLNNQSSTLLKVIETKKPIYNETQSFVNLHGRKIDTVNSTLPIFVQGELIGAVEIAKDYSQIKQLSERLVEIQKNNKHRGGKAVKQQAGYTFSDLITSNKHFMTIKKKAEKLAKSDSPILVYGESGTGKELFVQSIHNASSRSAGPFIAQNCAAIPENLLESILFGTSKGSYTGAVDRPGLFELANGGTLFLDELNSMPFDLQAKLLRVLEDGAVRRIGSTHVISVNVRVISAMNVYPAQAMEENQLRTDLFYRLNVLTFELIPLRQRKEDILYLSDIFISQYNKQLRKNVSGLEDHVKAIFYKHPWPGNVRELKHTIEYMMNVCEGSMLMGHDLPMMMKNIQPEQSEETRTSFVLRDHLKELEIQLINDALDASHGNVQKAAVLLDIPRQTLQYKMKKLNL; encoded by the coding sequence ATGAATTCAGTATCCAATGTGACCGAAGAAATCTTGAGCGCAATATTGAAGTGCATCGACGAGGCAATCCATGTCGTGAACACAGAGGGGATTACCATTTTCTATAATGAAGTAGCTGCCAGGCATGATGGACTGGATATCAGTGAGGTGATTGGAAAGCCGCTGCTTAGTGTGTTTCCTTCACTGAACAATCAATCCAGCACTCTATTGAAAGTAATTGAAACGAAGAAACCGATCTATAATGAAACCCAGTCCTTCGTCAATTTGCATGGGCGGAAAATTGATACTGTCAACTCGACACTGCCAATCTTTGTGCAGGGAGAATTGATCGGTGCAGTTGAAATTGCAAAGGATTATTCTCAAATCAAGCAGCTTTCTGAGCGCCTGGTCGAAATTCAAAAGAATAATAAGCATCGTGGCGGGAAAGCCGTTAAACAACAAGCCGGCTATACGTTCAGCGACCTGATTACAAGCAATAAGCATTTTATGACGATTAAAAAGAAGGCGGAGAAACTGGCAAAATCTGATTCTCCGATTCTAGTGTATGGGGAAAGCGGGACCGGAAAGGAGCTTTTCGTCCAATCCATCCATAACGCCTCCAGTCGGTCAGCTGGACCTTTCATAGCGCAAAACTGTGCGGCAATTCCGGAAAACCTGCTTGAAAGCATCCTGTTTGGCACATCAAAGGGGAGCTATACTGGAGCAGTGGACAGGCCAGGTTTGTTCGAGTTGGCTAATGGTGGAACACTTTTTCTTGATGAGCTTAATTCGATGCCCTTCGACCTGCAGGCCAAGCTTCTTCGTGTTCTAGAGGATGGTGCTGTCAGAAGAATCGGAAGTACTCATGTCATCTCTGTCAACGTCAGGGTGATTTCTGCGATGAACGTTTACCCTGCACAGGCAATGGAAGAAAACCAGCTGCGCACGGATCTGTTTTACCGTTTGAATGTATTGACATTTGAACTGATCCCCTTAAGGCAAAGGAAAGAAGATATTCTTTATTTGTCTGATATCTTTATCAGTCAATATAACAAGCAGCTGAGGAAGAATGTCTCTGGGCTTGAGGACCATGTAAAAGCCATTTTCTATAAACATCCATGGCCTGGTAATGTCAGGGAACTGAAGCATACTATTGAATACATGATGAATGTATGTGAAGGCAGTATGCTGATGGGGCATGATCTGCCAATGATGATGAAAAACATCCAGCCAGAACAGTCTGAAGAAACACGTACTTCATTTGTTCTGAGAGACCACCTTAAAGAGCTTGAAATTCAATTAATCAATGATGCGCTGGATGCTTCTCACGGCAATGTCCAGAAAGCAGCCGTCCTCCTCGACATTCCAAGACAGACACTGCAATATAAAATGAAAAAATTAAATCTGTGA
- the ablB gene encoding putative beta-lysine N-acetyltransferase, whose translation MHLGKTMTLSEKNYNLTVYLDPQNKRVRVEDYLGSLPDILEQAEKLVESEKVDKLIIKARKEHFTQLIERGFSFEASIDGFFLGSDCVFFSKFFSDERRTSPHWLQEDGIIKSVYHLAEPAQNITPPKDYVMKKMDERDAEGLSELYKAVFQIYPTPLNNPEYIVKTMREGTIYYGFVHDGQIVSAASAEVDSFYKNAEMTDCATLKEHRKHGLMKVLLARLEEELIENGIYCSYSIARALSFGMNAALHQLGYAYRGRLVNNVFIYDKIENMNVWVKDLAKPPNFGQ comes from the coding sequence ATGCATTTAGGCAAAACAATGACCTTATCAGAAAAAAACTATAATCTAACCGTTTATCTTGATCCACAGAATAAGCGGGTCAGGGTGGAAGATTATTTGGGCAGCTTGCCAGATATTTTGGAGCAAGCTGAAAAGCTTGTGGAGAGCGAAAAAGTAGACAAATTAATCATCAAGGCAAGGAAGGAGCATTTTACACAGCTGATCGAACGAGGTTTCAGTTTTGAAGCAAGTATTGACGGGTTCTTCCTGGGCTCTGACTGTGTGTTCTTTTCGAAGTTTTTCAGCGACGAAAGAAGGACTTCACCGCATTGGCTTCAAGAGGATGGAATCATTAAAAGTGTTTACCATCTGGCAGAGCCAGCACAGAACATTACACCCCCGAAGGATTACGTTATGAAAAAGATGGACGAAAGAGATGCAGAAGGCTTGTCTGAATTATATAAAGCGGTTTTCCAAATTTATCCCACACCCTTAAATAATCCAGAGTATATCGTCAAAACAATGAGAGAAGGAACCATTTATTACGGTTTTGTCCATGATGGTCAGATCGTAAGCGCGGCATCAGCAGAAGTGGACTCTTTTTATAAAAATGCAGAGATGACTGATTGTGCCACATTAAAAGAGCACAGGAAACACGGGTTGATGAAGGTACTGTTGGCCCGCCTTGAAGAGGAACTGATTGAAAATGGCATATATTGTTCTTACTCCATCGCCAGGGCATTATCGTTCGGAATGAACGCAGCCTTGCATCAATTGGGTTATGCATACCGTGGCAGACTTGTGAACAATGTGTTTATCTATGATAAAATTGAAAACATGAACGTTTGGGTAAAAGATTTGGCAAAACCGCCAAATTTTGGGCAGTGA
- a CDS encoding aldehyde dehydrogenase family protein: MGQNLWINGESVECDNYRPLFNPFNGEKIADVAEASKEDVIKAIDSAAGAAVTIAEMDAHKRSDILRRVAELIQEDRDECARLIAEESSKPLKAARGEVDRTIMTYRFASEEARRLHGETIPMDAAPGGEGRVAYTVREPLGVIAAITPFNFPMNLVAHKVGPAIAAGNTVVLKPASQTPLSAYKIASYFHEAGLPAGALNVVTGSGKSVGDVLIADDRVKMVTFTGSPEVGKHIRENAGLKRVTLELGSNSALIVDEGTDLKKVMPRIVTGAFSNQGQVCISIQRIFVHEAIAAEFVSLFIEEAGKLKVGDPLDEQTDLAAMISGNDVTRAKAWIQAAVENGAELVYGGDGERQILKPTVLLNAKLTDKISCEEVFAPVVHINTFNHFADAIAKANDSKYGLQAGVYTNDLQKAMQAAKKLHVGGVMINEIPTFRVDHMPYGGVKMSGTGREGIKYALEEMTELKLVSIKLD, translated from the coding sequence ATGGGACAGAATTTATGGATTAATGGTGAAAGTGTTGAATGTGATAATTATCGTCCGCTTTTTAATCCTTTTAATGGAGAAAAAATTGCTGATGTAGCAGAGGCAAGCAAAGAAGATGTGATAAAGGCGATTGATTCAGCTGCCGGGGCAGCAGTGACGATAGCAGAGATGGATGCACATAAGCGATCAGACATCCTTCGGAGAGTGGCTGAATTAATCCAGGAGGACAGGGACGAGTGTGCCCGCCTGATCGCGGAGGAATCCTCCAAACCATTGAAGGCTGCTCGTGGTGAAGTCGACCGTACCATCATGACCTATAGGTTTGCATCAGAAGAAGCAAGGAGGCTTCACGGCGAAACAATCCCGATGGACGCAGCTCCTGGAGGCGAGGGAAGAGTCGCCTATACGGTAAGAGAGCCGCTGGGAGTAATAGCTGCGATCACTCCTTTCAACTTCCCGATGAACCTTGTTGCCCATAAAGTAGGGCCGGCAATCGCTGCCGGGAATACGGTAGTCCTTAAGCCAGCCAGCCAGACCCCATTATCAGCCTATAAAATTGCTTCCTACTTCCATGAAGCAGGACTCCCTGCGGGTGCGCTGAATGTAGTGACTGGCAGCGGGAAAAGTGTTGGTGATGTGCTGATTGCTGATGACCGGGTGAAGATGGTCACTTTTACGGGAAGTCCTGAAGTTGGGAAGCATATACGCGAAAATGCCGGGTTGAAACGAGTAACTCTGGAACTAGGTTCTAATTCGGCCTTGATTGTCGATGAAGGAACTGATCTTAAAAAGGTAATGCCGAGAATCGTTACTGGAGCCTTTTCTAATCAGGGGCAGGTTTGCATCTCTATCCAGAGGATTTTCGTACACGAAGCGATCGCTGCTGAATTTGTTTCTTTGTTTATTGAAGAAGCTGGTAAACTGAAGGTGGGAGATCCACTGGATGAGCAAACAGATTTAGCTGCCATGATTAGCGGAAATGATGTGACCAGGGCAAAAGCCTGGATCCAGGCCGCGGTGGAAAACGGAGCGGAGCTGGTATATGGCGGAGATGGTGAAAGGCAAATATTGAAGCCAACTGTGCTGCTCAATGCAAAGCTCACTGATAAAATTTCCTGTGAGGAAGTATTCGCACCGGTTGTCCATATCAATACTTTTAATCATTTCGCTGATGCGATAGCTAAGGCTAATGATTCAAAGTACGGGTTGCAGGCAGGAGTCTATACGAATGATCTCCAAAAAGCGATGCAAGCGGCAAAAAAACTCCATGTCGGCGGTGTGATGATCAATGAAATACCAACATTCCGGGTAGACCATATGCCGTATGGCGGCGTCAAAATGAGTGGAACCGGCAGAGAAGGGATTAAATACGCTTTAGAAGAAATGACCGAACTGAAGCTTGTTTCAATCAAACTGGATTGA
- the gabT gene encoding 4-aminobutyrate--2-oxoglutarate transaminase, which yields MGDIKINTAIPGPKAQALLERKEKNIPVGPFNTIKSFAERGEGALLTDVDGNTFIDFAGAIGTLNVGHCPSNVVKALHEQIDRYLHPCFHVMMYEPYIELAEILNNITPGTHDKKTFFLSSGAEAVENAIKIARKYSGRKGIISFERGFHGRTYMAMSLTSKVKPYKYQFGPFAPETYKWPYPVYSQEKGMAPEELDAYMLKKFETFFLSEVPGTEIAAVIMEPIQGEGGFNIPSKTFVQGVKRICEQYGILFIADEIQTGFGRTGKMFAMEHYGVVPDLMTMSKSIAAGLPISAVTGRAEIMDSAGIGEIGGTFGGSPLGCVAAIEVVKMIEKENLLDRANLFGEKFLQRFGKLTDSFPEVGDIRSLGAMCAIEFFDENERPNGQIVREILAKAHQRGLILMSAGLYGNVIRLLAPLVITEDQMEEGFDVLESAITECCQR from the coding sequence ATGGGAGATATAAAGATTAACACAGCTATACCAGGCCCAAAGGCACAGGCATTGTTAGAGCGGAAAGAGAAAAATATCCCTGTGGGACCGTTCAACACAATCAAGTCGTTTGCAGAAAGAGGAGAAGGTGCCTTATTGACGGATGTTGATGGGAATACATTCATCGATTTTGCGGGCGCAATCGGCACACTGAATGTAGGCCACTGTCCAAGTAATGTAGTAAAAGCACTTCATGAGCAAATCGACCGTTATCTGCACCCTTGCTTCCATGTGATGATGTATGAACCATATATAGAACTTGCGGAAATTCTAAACAATATTACTCCAGGGACACATGATAAAAAAACATTCTTCCTGAGCAGCGGTGCAGAGGCCGTAGAAAATGCGATAAAGATAGCAAGGAAATATTCAGGCCGAAAAGGAATCATTTCTTTTGAACGAGGCTTTCACGGAAGGACCTATATGGCAATGTCGCTGACGAGCAAGGTCAAACCATACAAGTATCAGTTCGGACCGTTCGCTCCGGAAACCTATAAATGGCCATACCCGGTGTATTCTCAAGAAAAAGGCATGGCACCTGAAGAACTCGATGCCTATATGCTGAAAAAATTTGAGACATTTTTCCTAAGCGAGGTTCCTGGCACCGAAATTGCTGCTGTCATAATGGAACCGATTCAGGGTGAAGGCGGATTTAATATTCCTTCCAAAACCTTTGTTCAAGGAGTGAAGAGAATTTGTGAACAGTATGGGATTCTCTTTATTGCAGATGAAATCCAAACCGGTTTCGGCAGGACAGGAAAGATGTTCGCGATGGAGCACTACGGTGTCGTCCCCGATTTGATGACGATGTCAAAATCGATTGCCGCGGGGCTGCCAATCAGTGCCGTCACGGGAAGAGCTGAAATTATGGACTCTGCGGGTATTGGGGAAATTGGCGGCACCTTTGGAGGAAGTCCTCTCGGTTGTGTAGCGGCAATAGAAGTCGTTAAAATGATAGAAAAGGAAAATCTTCTTGATAGAGCGAACCTGTTCGGGGAGAAGTTCTTACAAAGGTTCGGAAAGCTGACCGACAGCTTTCCAGAAGTAGGAGATATCCGTTCCTTAGGTGCTATGTGTGCAATCGAATTTTTCGATGAGAATGAGCGGCCAAACGGACAAATCGTTCGAGAAATACTTGCAAAAGCTCATCAGCGAGGATTAATTTTAATGAGCGCTGGCCTTTATGGAAATGTAATCAGGCTTTTAGCTCCTCTGGTCATAACAGAGGATCAAATGGAGGAAGGATTCGATGTACTAGAATCAGCAATCACTGAATGCTGCCAGCGGTAG
- a CDS encoding peptidase — protein MQTPEQKVRNYIKESRIRGTRLLQKLVQEPSTRGDESGAQAVIIEKCRELGLEMDIWEIGDNGLTVHPAFCSDRKDFNGNPNAVGIMRGTGGGKSMILNGHIDVVPAGDAKDWERDPFSGHIECGKLFGRGSTDMKGGTTSLLMAMEAIKNSGIKLKGDVIFQSVIEEESGGAGTLATVLRGYKADAAIIPEPTNMKLFPKQQGSMWFRISVKGKGAHGGTRYEGVNAIEKAMLVIDRLRILESQRNERITDPFFESIPIPIPINIGKIHAGDWPSSVPDLAVIEGRMGVAPNETQDEAKREMFEAIAEVCNVDTWLRENAPELEWFGASWLPGDLDPEHELIHVLSESFMDIKEKSPLIEASPWATDGGILSKVGGVPVVVFGPGVTETAHQANEYIKLEDVFEAAEIIALALLKWCEVSD, from the coding sequence GTGCAAACGCCTGAGCAAAAGGTGAGGAATTACATTAAAGAAAGCAGAATAAGAGGGACCCGGCTTTTGCAAAAATTAGTTCAGGAACCGAGTACTAGAGGGGATGAAAGCGGAGCGCAGGCAGTCATTATTGAAAAATGCCGCGAGCTGGGTCTTGAAATGGATATTTGGGAAATCGGGGATAACGGACTGACTGTTCACCCCGCTTTTTGTTCAGATCGAAAAGACTTCAATGGAAACCCAAACGCTGTAGGAATCATGAGGGGAACAGGTGGAGGCAAGTCGATGATCCTCAATGGACATATTGATGTTGTTCCGGCAGGCGATGCAAAAGATTGGGAAAGGGACCCGTTCAGCGGCCATATCGAATGCGGCAAATTATTTGGCAGAGGCTCGACAGATATGAAGGGCGGCACAACTTCACTGCTAATGGCGATGGAGGCAATAAAAAATTCAGGAATCAAGCTAAAGGGCGATGTCATTTTTCAAAGTGTAATCGAAGAAGAAAGCGGTGGTGCAGGAACACTTGCCACTGTCCTGAGAGGTTATAAAGCGGATGCAGCCATCATCCCTGAGCCGACAAATATGAAGCTGTTTCCAAAACAGCAGGGATCCATGTGGTTCCGGATTTCAGTGAAAGGAAAAGGGGCGCATGGCGGAACGAGGTATGAAGGTGTCAATGCGATTGAGAAAGCGATGCTGGTCATTGATAGACTGAGAATCTTGGAGTCTCAGAGAAATGAAAGAATCACTGATCCGTTTTTTGAAAGCATACCAATCCCGATTCCTATTAATATTGGAAAGATCCATGCTGGAGACTGGCCATCATCTGTACCGGATTTAGCTGTAATTGAGGGCAGGATGGGGGTGGCCCCTAATGAAACACAAGATGAGGCAAAGCGTGAAATGTTTGAAGCCATTGCCGAAGTCTGTAACGTAGATACATGGCTGAGAGAAAATGCTCCTGAACTTGAATGGTTCGGTGCAAGCTGGCTGCCAGGCGACCTGGATCCTGAACATGAGTTGATTCATGTCCTTTCAGAAAGCTTTATGGACATTAAGGAAAAGTCTCCATTAATTGAGGCATCCCCATGGGCAACTGACGGCGGGATCCTCTCCAAGGTCGGTGGGGTGCCTGTAGTTGTTTTTGGACCCGGGGTAACGGAAACGGCACATCAGGCGAATGAATATATAAAGCTTGAAGATGTTTTTGAAGCGGCTGAAATCATTGCACTTGCTTTGCTTAAGTGGTGTGAGGTCAGCGATTAG
- a CDS encoding 3-oxoacid CoA-transferase subunit B — translation MGMGIDVRNRMARRAAEEISPGMVVNLGIGIPSLVPNHLPEKTRVMFHAENGIVGMGKSPEKGYEDENLCNAGGFPVTVMAGSSYCDSAIAFGMIRRGRVDLTILGSLQVSQKGDIANWIVPGKKVPGMGGAMELAQKARKVAVLMNHSDKNGASKIVQSCTLPLTASECVDMVITDLAVFKIIDGSLILSELFAPHTIAEVTEKTACDFTIDENIRIIEY, via the coding sequence ATGGGCATGGGAATAGATGTCAGAAACAGAATGGCCAGACGAGCCGCCGAAGAAATCTCTCCGGGCATGGTTGTTAACCTGGGCATAGGAATTCCCTCTCTTGTACCGAACCACCTTCCCGAAAAAACGAGAGTCATGTTCCATGCTGAAAACGGAATTGTCGGGATGGGGAAGTCGCCGGAAAAAGGTTATGAGGATGAAAACCTGTGCAATGCCGGTGGATTCCCAGTCACTGTCATGGCAGGTTCCTCTTATTGTGATAGTGCTATAGCCTTCGGTATGATTCGCAGAGGCAGAGTTGATCTTACTATTCTTGGATCTTTACAGGTTAGCCAAAAAGGGGACATTGCGAACTGGATTGTACCTGGCAAAAAGGTTCCGGGCATGGGAGGGGCAATGGAGCTGGCACAAAAAGCCCGGAAAGTTGCCGTATTGATGAACCACAGTGATAAAAACGGAGCTTCTAAAATAGTTCAATCGTGTACCCTGCCATTAACCGCTTCTGAATGTGTTGACATGGTCATCACCGATCTCGCAGTTTTTAAAATAATTGACGGTTCATTGATATTGTCTGAACTTTTTGCGCCACATACAATCGCTGAAGTTACCGAAAAGACCGCATGCGATTTTACAATCGACGAAAATATCCGGATTATCGAATATTAA
- a CDS encoding CoA transferase subunit A, protein MDNPYGKIATLEQAMEHFYDGMTLMFGGFGGVGSPPDLIDGILEKDIKNLVLIGNDTGFPEIGIGKIVSRGKAKKVIASHIGSNPVAGTLMTKGELEVEFSPQGTLTERIRAGGMGLGAILTDVGVDHEFVAKGKQRMTLNGKDYLIETALTAEVSIVYAKKADPYGNLVFDKSARNTNPLVAMAGKFTIAEAEEIVPLGSLDPEEIVTPGVFVDMVIPSGGVNWKWAWE, encoded by the coding sequence ATGGATAATCCGTATGGAAAAATAGCGACGCTTGAGCAGGCAATGGAGCATTTTTATGACGGAATGACTTTGATGTTTGGCGGATTTGGCGGAGTAGGCTCTCCCCCTGACCTGATTGACGGTATTCTTGAAAAGGATATAAAAAATCTTGTGCTGATTGGGAATGATACAGGTTTTCCCGAGATCGGCATTGGCAAAATTGTCAGCCGCGGAAAAGCAAAGAAAGTCATCGCCTCCCATATTGGATCCAATCCAGTAGCAGGCACCTTGATGACCAAGGGAGAGCTAGAGGTTGAATTCTCGCCGCAGGGAACCCTGACAGAACGGATTCGCGCTGGTGGAATGGGACTTGGAGCCATTTTGACAGATGTAGGAGTGGATCATGAGTTTGTTGCAAAAGGCAAACAAAGAATGACATTGAACGGCAAAGATTATTTGATTGAAACGGCGTTAACAGCCGAAGTTTCAATCGTTTATGCAAAAAAAGCAGATCCATATGGAAATCTTGTCTTTGATAAAAGTGCCAGGAATACGAACCCGCTCGTGGCAATGGCCGGAAAATTCACCATCGCGGAGGCGGAGGAAATTGTGCCCCTTGGCAGCCTGGATCCTGAAGAAATCGTCACGCCTGGTGTATTCGTGGATATGGTTATTCCTTCTGGAGGGGTGAATTGGAAATGGGCATGGGAATAG